In a genomic window of Streptomyces sp. NBC_01231:
- a CDS encoding carbohydrate ABC transporter permease, whose translation MTTVTPAPARAATGAARRVRRTPLAGRAGVFAVMSIFALYTLIPVWWLLVTATKNKGYLFTTNGLWFSHFDLWANIRDVFHQQDGIFARWLLNSALYSIGGAAMSTMLSAMAGYALAKYSFRGRDLTFNIILGAVLIPDVMFALPLYLMFSEVDLVNTYWAVFLPSIVSPFGVYLSRIYAGASVPDELIEAGRLDGAGEARIFWRVAMPIMSPALVTIFLFQFVSIWNNYLLPLLMLNSDELQPVTVGLANWREGVNQGIPYNVTITGAFLSVIPLIIAFLVLQRFWRSGLTAGSVK comes from the coding sequence ATGACGACCGTCACCCCCGCACCAGCCCGTGCCGCCACCGGGGCGGCCCGGCGCGTGCGAAGGACTCCGCTGGCCGGCCGGGCAGGCGTGTTCGCGGTCATGTCGATCTTCGCCCTGTACACGCTCATCCCGGTCTGGTGGCTGCTGGTCACCGCGACGAAGAACAAGGGTTACCTGTTCACGACGAACGGGTTGTGGTTCTCCCACTTCGACCTGTGGGCCAACATCCGTGACGTCTTCCACCAACAGGACGGCATCTTCGCGCGGTGGCTGCTGAACAGCGCCCTCTACAGCATCGGCGGCGCCGCAATGAGCACGATGCTGTCGGCCATGGCCGGGTACGCGCTGGCGAAGTACTCCTTCCGTGGCCGCGACCTGACCTTCAACATCATCCTCGGTGCCGTCCTCATCCCGGACGTCATGTTCGCGCTGCCCCTGTACCTGATGTTCAGCGAGGTCGACCTCGTCAACACGTACTGGGCTGTGTTCCTGCCCAGCATCGTCAGTCCGTTCGGGGTCTATCTTTCGCGCATCTATGCCGGAGCGTCGGTACCGGACGAACTGATCGAGGCCGGCCGACTCGACGGTGCCGGTGAGGCCCGGATCTTCTGGCGGGTCGCCATGCCGATCATGTCCCCCGCACTGGTCACCATCTTCCTGTTCCAGTTCGTCAGCATCTGGAACAACTACCTGCTGCCCCTGCTCATGCTCAACAGCGACGAGCTTCAGCCCGTCACCGTCGGACTGGCCAACTGGCGGGAAGGGGTGAACCAGGGCATCCCCTACAACGTCACCATCACGGGCGCGTTCCTCTCGGTGATTCCGCTGATCATCGCGTTTCTCGTCCTGCAGAGGTTCTGGCGCTCCGGCCTGACCGCCGGGAGCGTGAAGTAG
- a CDS encoding sugar phosphate isomerase/epimerase, translated as MTDHLYSVQLYTLRDGITTDLAGTLARVAAMGFENVELWRFGQYRDEYQRALAETQLRPLSAHASLVDGNSYAAVRAAAELGIGTLIEPNIIAQRWTTRADIEAAAASLNAVARLARDVGVTIGYHNHDHEVRQDFGGRTGLEVFAEALDEDVVLELDTFWAEVGGASAVQLISRLGARIKFLHVKDGPYTTALLEQKPVGQGAMPVADILKAAPDAVRIVELDDYAGDTFEAVQQSLRYLVEVDR; from the coding sequence ATGACGGATCACTTGTACTCAGTTCAACTCTATACGTTGCGTGACGGCATCACGACGGACCTCGCGGGGACGCTGGCACGCGTCGCCGCGATGGGATTCGAGAACGTGGAGCTGTGGCGGTTCGGGCAGTACCGCGACGAGTACCAGCGCGCGCTGGCTGAGACTCAGCTGCGCCCGCTCAGCGCACACGCGAGCCTTGTCGATGGAAACTCTTACGCAGCTGTCCGCGCGGCAGCAGAGCTCGGAATCGGCACGCTCATCGAACCGAACATCATCGCTCAGCGCTGGACCACGCGAGCGGACATCGAAGCGGCAGCTGCGAGTCTGAACGCCGTCGCGAGGCTTGCCCGGGATGTGGGCGTCACCATCGGGTACCACAACCACGACCACGAAGTCCGTCAGGACTTCGGGGGCAGGACCGGCCTCGAAGTCTTCGCGGAGGCGCTGGACGAGGACGTCGTCCTGGAACTCGATACTTTCTGGGCCGAGGTCGGTGGTGCTTCAGCCGTGCAGTTGATCTCCCGGCTCGGGGCGCGCATCAAGTTCCTGCACGTCAAGGACGGCCCGTACACCACAGCCCTCTTGGAGCAGAAGCCGGTCGGCCAGGGTGCGATGCCGGTGGCGGACATCCTGAAGGCCGCGCCGGACGCGGTCCGCATCGTGGAACTGGACGACTACGCGGGCGACACGTTCGAAGCCGTGCAGCAGAGTCTGCGTTACCTGGTGGAGGTCGACCGGTGA
- a CDS encoding alpha/beta hydrolase, with amino-acid sequence MALHPSISARLSLIEDLPSWRETVADPALQLRLEQYRTWEAAPALPSVGTSDESAPGPHGPVPVRVYQPPHAPERPGPALVWVHGGGWTLGDLDMHEADWTAREVCARADAVVVSVDYRLAVDGVTYPVPHDDVVAAVRWVRDNAAVLGIEPARITVGGASAGANLAAGAVLRLRDDDNWLPATQVLAYATMHSVPPPLSPLLAEAFAPLPRMVRILPEDMAEMTADYLGGTSDPHGYALPANGALDGLCPTLLLDAEYDDLRASSEAFAAALVKSGVPARHVTVPGVLHGFLNLPASLDPVDHALAVLAETLATTHAIQGDPNR; translated from the coding sequence ATGGCCCTGCACCCCAGCATCTCCGCCCGGCTCAGCCTGATCGAGGACCTCCCGTCCTGGCGCGAAACGGTCGCCGACCCGGCCTTGCAGCTTCGTCTGGAGCAGTACCGGACCTGGGAGGCCGCACCGGCCCTGCCCTCTGTCGGCACCAGCGACGAGAGCGCTCCCGGTCCACATGGCCCGGTGCCCGTCCGCGTCTACCAGCCACCACACGCACCGGAACGGCCTGGCCCTGCCCTGGTCTGGGTGCACGGCGGGGGATGGACCTTGGGCGATCTCGACATGCACGAGGCCGACTGGACCGCCCGCGAGGTGTGCGCCAGAGCCGACGCCGTGGTCGTGAGCGTGGACTACCGACTCGCGGTCGACGGCGTGACGTATCCGGTGCCGCACGACGACGTCGTGGCAGCCGTCCGATGGGTGCGCGACAACGCCGCAGTGCTCGGCATCGAACCGGCGCGGATCACCGTTGGCGGCGCGAGCGCGGGGGCGAACCTCGCCGCAGGAGCCGTACTTCGCCTGCGGGACGACGACAACTGGCTGCCCGCCACACAGGTCCTGGCCTACGCGACCATGCACTCCGTCCCGCCGCCCCTCTCGCCGCTGCTGGCCGAAGCGTTCGCGCCGTTGCCGCGCATGGTCCGGATCCTGCCCGAGGACATGGCCGAGATGACCGCCGACTACCTGGGCGGCACATCGGATCCGCACGGCTACGCCCTCCCCGCCAACGGCGCCCTGGACGGCCTCTGTCCCACCCTGCTGCTCGACGCCGAGTACGACGATCTGCGCGCCAGCAGCGAGGCGTTCGCGGCCGCTCTCGTGAAGTCGGGCGTACCCGCGCGGCACGTCACGGTGCCCGGTGTACTGCACGGCTTCCTCAACCTGCCCGCTTCCCTGGATCCGGTGGACCACGCGCTCGCCGTCCTGGCCGAGACGCTGGCAACGACTCATGCGATACAGGGCGATCCAAATCGGTAA